DNA sequence from the Oncorhynchus clarkii lewisi isolate Uvic-CL-2024 chromosome 24, UVic_Ocla_1.0, whole genome shotgun sequence genome:
aTTTCAGAAAATTACACACAATACAAACAAATATAAAATAAAGGAATGTAATTATGAAAACAAATATTTGcgcgagcaatgtcagagcggcatagactaagatacagtagaataggatagaatacagtatatacagttgaagtcggaagtttactgtCAAGAACGTCGTCTtgaaaatgaccggaccaaggggcagtgtggtgagcgtacattttcctttatttttaaatATCgccaacaaaacgaacgtgaagctacgTAAGGCATGCATTAAAcgaagacaacaacccacaaacGAGAAAAGGAacacaggctgcctaagtatgattcccaatcagagacaatgatagacagctgtccctgattgagaatcatacccggccaaaaacaaagaatcAAAaagcatagactttcccacccgagtcacaccctgaccaaacaaacataGATCTCTaaggatctctacggtcagggcgtgacatttacatacacttaggttggagtcattaaaacttgtttttcaactactgcacacatttcttgtcaacaaaaaaaagcttctgaaaggctaattgacacaatttgagtcaattggaggtgtacctgtgtatgtatttcaaggtctattttcaaactcagtgcctatttgcttgacataatgggaaaatcaaaagaaatcagccaaggcctcagaaaaaacaattgtagacctccaagtctggttcatccttgggaaatgcctgaaggtaccgcgttcatctgtacaaacaatagtatgcaagtatgaaCGCCATGGGACGacacagtcgtcataccgctcaggaaggagactcgttctgtctcctagagatgaacgtatttggtgcgaaaagtgcaaatcaatcgcagaacaacaacaaaggaccttatgaaatgctggaggaaacaggtacaaaagtatataaatccacagtaaaacaagttttatatcgacataacctgaaaggccgctcagcaagaaagaagccactgctccaaaaccaccataaaaaaagccagactacggtttgcaactgcatatgtggacaaagatcatactttttggagaaatgtcttctggtctgatgaaacaagaatagaactgtttggccataacgatcagcgttatgtttggagaattaagggggatgcttgcaagccgaagaacaccatcccaactgtgaagcacgggggttgcagcatcatgttgtcggggtgctttgctgaaggagggactggtgcacttcacaaaatagatggcatcatgagggaggaaaattatgtggatattttgaagcaacatctcaagatcagtctggaagttaaagcttgttcacaaatgggtcttccaaatggacaatgaccccaagcatgcttccaaagttgtggcaaaatagcttaaggacaacaaagtcaaggtattggaggggccatcacaaagccctgacctcagtcctatagaaaatttgtgggcagaactgaaaaagtgtgtgcgagcaaggaggcctacaaacctgactcagttacaccagctctgtcaggaggaatgggccaaaattcacccaacttattatgggaagcttgtggaaggccacgcaaaatgtttgacccaatttaaacaatttcaaggcaatgctaccaaatactaattgagtgtaggtaaacttctgacccactgtgaatgtgatgaaagaaataaaagctgaaataaataatgttctctactattattctgacatttcacattcttaaaataaagtggtgatcctaactgacctaaaacatggaattcttactcggattaaatgtcaggaattgcaaaaaactgagtttaaatgtatttggctaaggtgtatgtaaacttctgacttcaactgtacatatgagatgagtaatgcaacatatgtaaatgttattaaagtgacttgtaatgatttcaagtctatgtatatagtgcagcagcctctaatgtgctagtgatggctattttacggtctgatggccttgagatagaagctgtttgacctcgccttctggatgacatcggggtgaacaggcagtggttcgggtggttgttttccatgttgatctttttggccttcctgtgacatcgggtgctgtaggtgtcctggagggcaggttgtttgcccccggtgatgcattggtcAGACCggaccaccctctggagagctctgtggttgcgggtggtgcagttgccgtgatacagcccgacaggatgctctcaattttgCATCTGttaaagtttgagggttttaggtgcctcctgaggttgaagagatcCTGGTGTGATCTCAGGCTGTGTCGCAgtcggccacgaccgggagacccatgagacagcgtacaattggcccagcgtcgtccgggttaggggagggtttggccggccttGTTGTCTTTGTCCCATACTACAGCTGAGCTGTTCCTGTCTCTAATTACTCTGTATTATGTCATCCTTCATGTtatgtgtggaccccaggaagagtgctactgcttttgcaacagctaatggggatcctaataaaataacagaaccaTTGACGTGAATAAGATGAGGTCCTATAGATCACAGAGATAAATCAATCATGGAACAAGGTTAATACTGTTAAGCGTTAACACATCAATCAGTGGCTTCGGCACAGGTGCATGAGTGGAAAATCAATCAGTGAGGCCATTAAACAGGTTGACTGGCAGTGGCCGGTCGTCTCTCTGCTTGAACCACAGGATGTGTACTATGGGGATTACAGTGACTGATGCTGCGTTTGAGTGGACATAGCTTTCCTGCTGCCTGCTGCTATATATATCTCCACCACACCCCTGAGACTTTGATCCCAAGGCTAATTCCCTTGAATTGTCCAAATCCACTCTGACGAGAGTGACAGCacacaccaggagagagagacagagaaatagagagagagaaagctggtGGGGGCATAGCCTGCTTAGTCTTGACTGAAGGAGTGAAACGTCTCCTCGGCAGACTGCGCGTGAGCAGCTGCACACTTACAGAGCCAATGTAACAGTGCACGCCGCTGGATGGTGCGCATGTTTCATGTTCCACAGATTTCCTGCACTGTGTGTCCACTTGGCAGAGGGACAGGCTGATGTCACCCACCCAACCTCCATAATCAAATGAGACGCTAATCCCACAATCCCACTTCTGCAAAGCCCTAcccgtagagagaggggggagagagaaaaagagaggtagagggggagggagagagagagacagagagggggaagctGGTAGACAGAGAAGCCCAAAGGCTGTGGACTAGTGGACCACGTTTATTTTTTATGTCAGTCCCATGTTGACCCACAGAAGGAGCGACCTTACAGATCACAGTCTCCACCCTCAGAACCCCTCCCACGTGGACCCCGTCACAGCCCATCCAGGCGTCACCCTGGAGACCAGCTGCTCCCCTGAGGGGCCAGCGGAGGGAGAGTGCTGTAGGAGCTGCACCCCTCCGTCTGCACCCCCTCCTCGGCCCCCTATGCCCACCATGGGAGTGACCACCTTGGAAGGCGTGGAGGTCTGCCAGGATGGGGAGGACTTCTGCCTGACCACAGAAGGGTAAGACTCCTctctgattgtgtgtgtggatCACACAGGTGTGCAGTGATGCTCTAGTTACAATTGATAATGACTGTTATGGAGATGTTGACCTGTGTCAGGACCTCATAGTAGAGTGTAGAAATGATACTAAGAAAGCACCAGTGGCAAAGTGTAAAGAAAGTGTGGGTTTGGGGAAATAGAGAGTCAAATTGGTGTATGGGTGAGTGAATCAGTGGTGGAGCTGAACATATTTGTGTTATCTGTGGTCTGTCATCAGTTTACACATTGTGATTTGTCCCCGTTTCCTGCCCACAATCCTCCTGCGCTACCATGAAGTGAGTGACCATGTTAGCTTCTTACTGACAGGCTGGCAGAGGAATGTTCAGGAGCGAGGGAGGAGATTACATCTAGGCTTAGCCAGCTGAACATTTTCCATCACAGATGACACACAAACAGTTTATCCATGCACATAGCACAGTTACTGTGTCAATAACATATGATAAAATAAATTGGGTCAAAAACATGCTATTTTTTAAGCTGAAACAAATTTCACAGAGAACTGGACATGAATGTAAAAGTGGTTTACACAGTTGTTCTGCTGCTTTGAGACTCTTACAGCCCAGCCTCATTAAAACGAAAGGCATGTCAACAGGAGTGAGTGATGGCCACTGTGACAGAAGGCCATAATACCAGACTTTCACTGGGAGGAGCGGtgagaatggagagacagaacTTCAGTTCCTCTTAATCCTCGTGGGGCTTTTCTGGAAAACATAAACAGATTTAAAGTGGAAATAACTCAGGCTCACGCAGTGGAAATAATTCCGGCTCATACAGTGGAAATAATTCCGGCTCATACAGTGGAAATAATTCCGGCTCATACAGTGAATGGGAAACTACGTTTCTCCGTTTTAGCATGGAGGCTTGGCTTTGGACGCAGCGATATGATGACCACATTCTGCCAATACATCACATAATGAAAAACAAAAAGATGGACAAGGACATGTTACATTTTTATATGATAAAATCCATAAGCAATCTAATCTGAAGCTCAGtgctaaatgtgtgtgtttgtgtgtgtgtgcgcgcacatgcATGACTGTGTGGGTTGAGGGGCCATGTGAACATGGTGATTAGGCTCACCACAACTGGGATTCACTCTGCTACCTCACAGACCAGTCCCAGCCAATCAGCTATAGCACTGACCCCTCTGACCAATGAAGGGCCTGTTTCAAAGTGATGAGGGACACGCAATGTGGCCTGCATTCATGGGCATGAGGGACTAGAGAGAATTATCAGGCaatatcaggcagtgatgcaaccatgctctcgatggtgcagctttagaaccttttgaggatctgagtacccatgccaaatcttttcagggggaataggttttgtcgtgccctcttcacgactgtcttggtgtgcttggaccatgttagtttgttggtgatgtggacaccaaggaacttgaagctctcaacctgctccactacagccccgtcgatttcctgtagtccacgatcatctcctttgtcttgaacacttagagggagaggttgttgtcctggcaccacacggtcaggtctctgacctcctccctgtaggctgtctcatcgtattcggtgatcagtcctaccactgtgtcattggcaaacttaatgatggtgttggagtcgtgcctggctgtgcagtcatgagtgaacaaggagtacaggagggaactgatcacgcacccctgaggggcccctgtgttgaggatcagcatggctgatgtgttgttacctacccttaccacctgggggcagcccatcaggaagtccaggatccagttgcagagggaggtgtttagtcccagggtccttggcTTATTTATTAGCTTTGAGGGaattatggtgttgaatgctaagctgtagtcaatgaatagcattttcacataggtgttcattttgccCAGGTAGGAAAGGGCgctgtggagtgcaatagagattgcatcatctgtggatttgttagggtggtatgcaaattggagtgtgtctaggtcagcacatgctcgcagtacacgtcctggtaatccgtctggccctgcggccttgtgaatgttgacctgtttaaaggtcttacatcggctgtggagagcgtgatcacacagtcatttggaacagctggtgctctcatgcatgtttaaaTCTTATTTGCCTCGAATCCGTGTAGTACTACacagccagtgtagtacgattcgatcttagtcctgtattgacactttgcctgtttgatggttcgttggagggcatagcaggatttcttataagcttccgggttagagtctcgctctttgaaagcggcagctctagcctttatctcagtgtggatgttgcctgtaatccatggattcTGGTTGGGGTTGTCCCCAGGTCACtctggggacaacgtcatcgatgcacttattgatgaagccaatgattgACGTGGTGTACTGCTCAATGCCAtaggaagaatcccagaacatattccaatctAGGGTCTACTCTGGTGCCAGGATTGCCAGCGCTAACAAGGGTTACATCAATACCACCTGATCCAAGATTTTGTGTAGCTCAATAGCATATATTCCTTCTGAGACACTTGTGCATGCAgaattgtgtatgtgtacagtgTAGTATGAGTAAGATGTGTCTTTTTGTTTCTGTCTACTAAGCCACGTAAAGTGTTGCATCAATGCTGAGTGTGAATGTGTTTCTGTCTAAGTGTACTGCGTTCCAGTAGTTCATCCCAGTGGCTTTGCACAGTATATACTTTGTGTGTGATATCAGTTAGCAGAACTATCTTTTACACACAGAGGGATGGAGGCGCTTGGTGCCCAAGAGTCATCGATGGGCGAGATGTCACCGCAGAGGAATAATGAGAACAGGTTACCTTTCCAGGTACATATCCACCCAACCTCTGCATCTATGTTCAATATCACATATATGTTTCTCGTTACAAATACCATTAATAAATGGCATGCTAATCAATAGATTATGATGGGTCTTCTAAtaaggtaataataataataatacaggtgTCTATACTAGTGAATTAATGTCACCATCCATGTCAGCCTACATTCAATCACCCACCTGTGGATCCTCCCTCTGCCTCCAGATCTTCCCAGAACCAGTGGAGGTGTCTCTGAGTCCAGAAGGCTCTCCCAATCATCTGCAGCAGTTCAGTCCCTCAGAGAAGGAGCGGCTTCCCTCCATCATGGTGGAGCCCACGGACATGAACGAAGTGGAGAGTGGCGAGTTACGGTGGCCCCCGGAAGACATGGAATTCTGTTCTGAGGAGGATGATCTGTTCCTGGAGCAGTGTATCCCCCCAGCCAACATTGCagactggggagaggaggaggaagagaagtcTGTTGTCATCAACCACCAGCAGAACACATCACTCATTGGTATGTTGTGTGtacctctgtatctctctctataaatgcgtgttctctttctcttttcagaCTCTCTTACTTGAATCCATGCTTTTTTGCTTGCGTAGATGAAAGACCAATAGGATCATCAGTCATTCTTTCTAACTCTCTGATAATGTATTATTATGTCTGTCTTACAGACCTC
Encoded proteins:
- the LOC139382994 gene encoding uncharacterized protein → MLTHRRSDLTDHSLHPQNPSHVDPVTAHPGVTLETSCSPEGPAEGECCRSCTPPSAPPPRPPMPTMGVTTLEGVEVCQDGEDFCLTTEGGMEALGAQESSMGEMSPQRNNENRLPFQIFPEPVEVSLSPEGSPNHLQQFSPSEKERLPSIMVEPTDMNEVESGELRWPPEDMEFCSEEDDLFLEQCIPPANIADWGEEEEEKSVVINHQQNTSLIDLQSDAFRDETPILPPSSSPTLN